Sequence from the Streptomyces mobaraensis NBRC 13819 = DSM 40847 genome:
AATCGACTCCCGGAAGGGCTGCTCTGCCATGCGCGCACTCCTCGTCGACCCCACCGCCCCCGCCCGCCTGCGCCTCGGCGAGGCACCGGACCCCGAACCGGCACCCCACCAGGCACTCGTCCGCACCGTCGCGACCTCCCTCAACTCCGGCGAGATCCACCACGTCCTGGCGGAGTCGCCCGCCGGGGCCGTGCTCGGCTGGGACGCGGCGGGAGTCGTCGAACGCGCGGCGGCCGACGGCTCCGGCCCCGCGGCCGGCACCCCCGTCGTCACGCTGGGGTGGGACGGGGCCTGGGCGGAGCTCCGCGCGGTCGACACCGACCGCCTCGGCACCGTGCCCGAGGGCGCGGACCTCGGCGCGATCAGCACGATCCCGGTGGCCGGCGCCACCGCCCTGCGCGCGCTCCGGCGCCTCGGCCCGCTCCTCGGCCGCCGCGTCCTCGTCACCGGCGCGACCGGCGGCACCGGTCGGTACGCCGTCCAACTCGCGCGCCGCGCGGGCGCGTACGTCGTCGCGTCCACCGGCGACCCCCGCGCGCACGGCGACGGCCTGCGGGCACTCGGCGCACACGAGGTCGTGACCGGCCCGGAAGACCTCATTGAACCGGTGCACGGCATCGTCGACATGGTCGGCGGACGGCACCTCGTCGAGGGCTACGCCCAGCTCGCCGAACACGGCACCCTCGTCAACGTGGGCCGCGCGGCACTGGCACCCGACACCTTCCCGCCCGGCGCCTTCTCCGGCGCCCCCGAGGCCCACGACCGGGCGCTGGTCAGCTTCTTCCTCCTGCGGTGCACGGGACTCGACGAGGACCTGACCCTCCTGGCCGGCCTGGTGGCGTCCGGGGAACTGGACGCCCAGATCGCCTGGCGTGGCACGTGGGACCAGGCGGCGGACGCGATCGACCTGCTGGTCGGCCGGCGCCTGCACGGCAAGGCGGTACTGGACCTGTCCTGACGGCAGTGCCGGACCTGTCCTGAACGCGGCCGCCACCGGTGGCGGCTACCACCTGAGTACCGAAACTGAGTACGAACGCTCAGGTCCGGCCGCCTGCCGGGCGGCAGGCTGGAGTCATGACCACGCCGCTCACCGGACCCCAGTCGTACCCCGCGCCCCCGCCGTTCCCCGCCTTCCCGCCGCCCTTGCCG
This genomic interval carries:
- a CDS encoding zinc-binding dehydrogenase; this encodes MRALLVDPTAPARLRLGEAPDPEPAPHQALVRTVATSLNSGEIHHVLAESPAGAVLGWDAAGVVERAAADGSGPAAGTPVVTLGWDGAWAELRAVDTDRLGTVPEGADLGAISTIPVAGATALRALRRLGPLLGRRVLVTGATGGTGRYAVQLARRAGAYVVASTGDPRAHGDGLRALGAHEVVTGPEDLIEPVHGIVDMVGGRHLVEGYAQLAEHGTLVNVGRAALAPDTFPPGAFSGAPEAHDRALVSFFLLRCTGLDEDLTLLAGLVASGELDAQIAWRGTWDQAADAIDLLVGRRLHGKAVLDLS